One genomic window of Caballeronia sp. SBC1 includes the following:
- a CDS encoding cytochrome-c peroxidase — translation MSHTVIPPVTPNAGEKPNFPRPKNILLGCIAAGVLGAAGFSAWAIAFPSQVPARVGAIVEDLTGANPNPVVLSRPPVAPLSAVAQLGQKIFFDESLSASGKQSCASCHSPDHAYGPPNKLSVQLGGPHLTLEGYRPPPSLMYLYLQPNFSIGPDAGEAEAPPDFAALASQAAGTAKAQKNAGVAPAAPAMVPQGGFFWDGRADTLQAQASGPMLNPVEMANTSEADVSAKLQRTAYKDDFTKLFGPHIFQSTDLTVSEAMFAVARYQIEEQSFHPYTSKYDYWLEGKARLSQAELHGLRLFNDPDKANCAGCHLSKPSSDGVPPMFTDYQYEALGVPRNTKLAVNHDPKFYDMGVCGPFRDDIKDQTQYCGMFLTPTLRNAATRQVFFHNGVYHSLDDVMAFYNDRNTAPEKFYPKGADGKVNKYDDLPPKFHANIDVTDAPFDRKFGDKPAMTDQEMKDIIAFLHTLTDGYHKGS, via the coding sequence ATGTCGCACACCGTCATACCCCCGGTAACGCCTAACGCCGGCGAGAAGCCAAACTTTCCTCGCCCGAAAAACATCTTGCTCGGATGCATCGCCGCCGGGGTTCTCGGCGCCGCCGGATTCAGCGCATGGGCCATTGCCTTCCCTTCGCAAGTACCAGCCCGCGTAGGCGCCATCGTGGAAGACCTGACGGGTGCCAATCCGAATCCCGTTGTACTCTCCCGTCCGCCGGTCGCGCCGTTGAGCGCGGTCGCGCAACTCGGCCAGAAGATTTTCTTCGACGAGTCGCTGTCCGCCTCCGGTAAACAATCGTGCGCGTCCTGCCACAGCCCGGACCACGCCTATGGGCCGCCGAACAAACTTTCCGTGCAGTTGGGCGGACCGCACTTGACGCTGGAAGGCTATCGTCCGCCGCCTTCTCTGATGTATCTGTATTTGCAGCCTAACTTCAGCATTGGCCCCGATGCCGGCGAAGCCGAAGCACCGCCCGATTTCGCTGCCCTCGCCTCGCAAGCCGCCGGAACCGCCAAGGCGCAAAAGAACGCGGGTGTCGCGCCCGCTGCGCCGGCCATGGTGCCGCAAGGCGGTTTCTTCTGGGACGGCCGCGCCGATACGCTGCAGGCACAAGCATCCGGCCCGATGCTCAACCCCGTGGAAATGGCCAACACCAGCGAAGCTGATGTCTCCGCAAAATTGCAGCGCACGGCTTACAAGGACGACTTCACCAAGCTGTTCGGCCCGCATATTTTCCAGAGCACGGACTTGACGGTCTCCGAGGCAATGTTCGCAGTTGCGCGTTATCAGATTGAAGAGCAGTCGTTTCATCCGTACACGAGCAAGTACGACTACTGGCTCGAGGGCAAGGCTCGCCTGTCGCAAGCAGAACTGCACGGCCTGCGTCTCTTCAACGATCCCGACAAAGCCAACTGCGCCGGCTGCCATTTGTCCAAGCCCAGTTCCGATGGCGTGCCGCCGATGTTCACCGACTACCAATACGAAGCGCTCGGCGTACCGCGTAACACCAAGCTTGCTGTCAACCACGATCCGAAGTTCTACGACATGGGCGTATGCGGCCCGTTCCGCGACGACATAAAGGACCAGACGCAGTATTGCGGCATGTTCCTCACGCCCACGCTCCGGAACGCCGCCACTCGGCAAGTGTTCTTCCATAACGGCGTCTATCATTCGCTCGACGACGTCATGGCGTTCTACAACGACCGCAACACCGCGCCGGAGAAGTTCTATCCGAAGGGCGCCGACGGCAAGGTCAACAAGTACGACGATCTGCCGCCGAAGTTCCACGCGAACATCGACGTGACCGACGCGCCGTTCGACCGCAAGTTCGGCGACAAGCCCGCGATGACCGATCAGGAGATGAAGGACATCATCGCGTTCCTGCATACCCTGACCGACGGTTATCACAAGGGCAGTTGA
- a CDS encoding ABC transporter substrate-binding protein — MKIRHVLATLLAATATFCAAGAAYADSTAICYNCPPEWADWASQIAAIQKQTGIRVPFDNKNSGQAIAQMMAEQKSPIADVVYLGVSSAFQAKDKGLVQPYKPAHWNDIPAGMKDPNGYWFAIHSGTLGFFVNKDALDGKPVPRSWADLLKPEYKGMVGYLDPSSAFVGYAGAVAVNQALGGTLDNFKPGLEWFEKMKANAPIVPKQTAYARVMSGEIPILLDYDFDAYRAKYKDHANVEFVIPKEGTIVVPYVMSLVKGAPHQANGEKVLDFVLSDEGQRLWANAYLRPVRGGALPPDIAAKFLPASEYARAKDVDFAKMAEKQSAFGEEYLRVMH, encoded by the coding sequence ATGAAAATTCGTCATGTCCTGGCTACGCTGCTTGCAGCAACGGCCACTTTCTGCGCGGCCGGCGCGGCGTATGCCGACAGCACCGCGATCTGCTACAACTGTCCGCCGGAATGGGCGGACTGGGCGAGCCAGATTGCTGCTATCCAGAAGCAGACCGGCATCCGCGTGCCGTTCGATAACAAGAACTCCGGGCAGGCCATTGCGCAGATGATGGCCGAGCAAAAAAGCCCGATTGCCGACGTGGTGTATCTCGGCGTTTCATCGGCGTTCCAGGCGAAAGACAAGGGCCTGGTGCAACCGTACAAGCCCGCGCATTGGAACGATATCCCTGCGGGCATGAAGGATCCCAACGGCTACTGGTTCGCGATTCATTCCGGCACGCTGGGCTTTTTCGTGAACAAGGATGCGCTCGACGGCAAGCCCGTTCCGCGTTCGTGGGCGGACTTGTTGAAGCCGGAATACAAGGGCATGGTTGGTTATCTTGATCCGTCGTCGGCGTTCGTGGGATACGCGGGCGCAGTGGCCGTGAATCAGGCGCTGGGTGGCACGCTCGACAACTTCAAGCCCGGTCTCGAGTGGTTCGAGAAGATGAAGGCCAACGCGCCGATCGTGCCGAAGCAGACCGCGTATGCACGGGTGATGTCGGGCGAGATTCCAATTCTGCTCGACTATGACTTCGACGCGTATCGTGCGAAATACAAGGATCACGCGAACGTGGAGTTCGTGATTCCGAAGGAAGGCACGATCGTGGTGCCGTATGTGATGAGCCTCGTGAAGGGCGCGCCGCATCAGGCGAACGGCGAGAAGGTGCTGGATTTCGTGCTGTCGGATGAAGGCCAGCGCTTGTGGGCGAACGCGTATTTGCGACCGGTGCGCGGCGGAGCGTTGCCGCCTGACATAGCCGCCAAGTTCTTGCCGGCGTCGGAGTATGCGCGTGCCAAGGACGTCGATTTCGCGAAGATGGCCGAGAAGCAAAGCGCGTTCGGCGAAGAGTATTTGCGCGTCATGCACTGA
- a CDS encoding substrate-binding domain-containing protein, producing MHSTIKDVAAHSGVSIATVSRALNAPQLLNAETLAKVRESIEALDFMPSARGRQLRGVHTRLVGVIVPTLANPVFAESLQGIDEAASASDYRLMLMTTAYDSARERRAIETLREQRVDGLIATVADAESNPLLDELDRIGLPYVLAHNDTAYRAAVSVDNRRAARDGVCALLQRGHRRILMLAGSFAESDRARLRYRGYEDAMLDAGLTPHPPIELDFNADDLPPSLLAHLSDPARRPTALFCSNDRLAIIVMRGLRHAGLSVPHDISVLGFDGIPLGEWLSTALSSVATPNREIGRCAWLHLATRLGLAHDTSSSSIPFKLPHSVRTGATIAPLIDPAARTASLVSENPA from the coding sequence ATGCACTCCACCATCAAGGACGTTGCCGCGCATTCAGGCGTCTCGATCGCCACTGTGTCGCGTGCGCTTAACGCACCGCAATTGCTGAACGCGGAGACGCTCGCCAAGGTGCGCGAGTCGATCGAAGCACTCGACTTCATGCCCAGTGCACGAGGTCGTCAGCTCCGCGGCGTACACACGCGACTGGTCGGCGTGATCGTGCCGACACTGGCCAATCCCGTCTTCGCCGAGTCGCTGCAAGGCATTGATGAAGCGGCATCGGCCAGTGACTATCGCTTGATGCTGATGACCACCGCATATGACAGCGCGCGTGAGCGCCGCGCGATCGAGACCTTGCGCGAGCAACGCGTGGACGGCCTGATCGCGACGGTGGCCGACGCTGAATCCAACCCCTTGCTGGATGAACTTGATCGCATCGGCTTGCCTTATGTGTTGGCGCATAACGACACGGCGTATCGCGCGGCGGTATCGGTGGATAACCGGCGGGCAGCGCGTGACGGCGTGTGTGCTTTGTTGCAGCGCGGGCATCGGCGCATTCTGATGCTGGCGGGTTCGTTCGCGGAATCGGATCGCGCGCGTTTGCGATATCGCGGTTACGAAGACGCGATGCTCGACGCCGGCCTCACGCCCCATCCGCCGATCGAACTCGATTTCAACGCGGACGATTTGCCGCCATCGCTGCTCGCCCATCTCTCCGATCCTGCTCGCCGGCCCACTGCGCTTTTCTGCAGCAACGACCGTCTGGCGATCATCGTGATGCGCGGTTTGCGGCATGCGGGATTGTCCGTGCCGCACGATATCTCGGTGCTCGGTTTCGATGGCATCCCGCTTGGCGAATGGTTATCGACAGCGCTGTCCAGCGTCGCCACGCCGAACCGCGAGATTGGCCGGTGCGCGTGGCTTCATCTCGCGACCCGTCTGGGTTTGGCCCACGATACAAGCAGCAGCTCCATTCCCTTCAAGTTGCCCCATAGCGTAAGAACCGGTGCGACCATCGCGCCATTGATCGATCCCGCGGCCAGAACGGCCTCCCTCGTATCGGAGAATCCTGCATGA
- a CDS encoding ABC transporter permease, which yields MQDSTFSTRARVFLLAPALAVFCAFWLLPLVALVQASAVPDAFTAYREVLTNARYVHSLLATIALSLAVTAATLALSTIAGLFLARRELPAKRLLVALLTFPLAFPGVVVGFMVIMLAGRQGLIGAISTRLTGDRWVFAYSLSGLFLGYLYFSIPRVIVTVMAAATKLDASLEEAARSLGASPWRIFIDVLMPALMPALIAAGAVCFATAMGAFGTAFTLATDLDVLPMTIYTEFTLNANLATAAALSIVLGLVTWAVLAVARSLTGATVAATA from the coding sequence ATGCAAGATTCCACCTTCTCCACCCGCGCGCGGGTCTTCCTTCTCGCGCCCGCGCTGGCCGTATTCTGCGCGTTCTGGCTGCTGCCGCTGGTCGCGTTGGTGCAGGCCAGCGCCGTGCCGGACGCGTTCACCGCGTATCGCGAGGTCCTGACCAACGCGCGTTATGTGCATAGCTTGCTCGCGACGATTGCGTTGTCGCTGGCAGTGACGGCGGCGACGCTTGCGTTGTCGACCATCGCGGGTTTGTTTCTCGCGCGCCGCGAGTTGCCGGCCAAGCGATTACTGGTCGCACTCCTGACGTTTCCGCTTGCGTTTCCAGGGGTGGTGGTGGGATTCATGGTGATCATGCTGGCAGGGCGCCAAGGGTTGATCGGCGCTATTTCTACACGGCTGACAGGCGACCGCTGGGTGTTCGCTTATTCACTCAGCGGCCTGTTCCTGGGCTACCTGTATTTTTCGATTCCGCGCGTGATCGTTACCGTCATGGCGGCTGCAACGAAGCTGGATGCGTCGCTGGAAGAGGCGGCGCGCTCGCTGGGGGCATCGCCGTGGCGCATCTTTATAGACGTGCTTATGCCCGCCCTGATGCCCGCATTGATCGCGGCGGGCGCGGTGTGTTTTGCCACCGCGATGGGCGCTTTCGGCACCGCGTTCACGCTCGCCACCGACCTCGACGTATTGCCGATGACCATTTATACCGAGTTCACGCTGAACGCGAATCTTGCGACGGCAGCGGCGTTGTCGATCGTGCTCGGCCTCGTCACCTGGGCCGTGCTGGCGGTTGCTCGCAGCCTCACCGGCGCGACTGTTGCCGCTACCGCATGA
- a CDS encoding phospholipase C, which produces MFRRALMVGVPTAAMAIGLYACGGGNNSSSSQSVQNRLATATPIKHIVVIYNENVSFDHYFATYPNAANPAGEPAFTPAAGTPAVNGLSGTLLTANPNFTNQLNGAAAANPFRLDRTQAATADQNHAYTPEQRAYNNGAADLFPKYTGKGTAGGAGAFGTAGQVMGYYDGNTVGALWNYAQHFAMSDNAYTATYGPSTPGALEVVSGQTNGLQVVKSSANGPVTATNTGSYYVNDGQGGFTLINDVDPANDTCSSLTDTAMMTGKNIGDLLNANDISWGGFMGGFNLQTVNSNGTTGCKRSTLSPVVGQATADYVPHHNWFQYFASTANPTHARPSSQAAIGFSFEVDGKTPEPANHQYDTDDFFAAVKAGYYPSVSFIKAPAFQDGHAGYSDPLDEQAFTAKVVNFLQQQPDWASTAVIVAWDDSDGWYDHAYAVPNSSSFDAVADQVNGAGTCGTGTAPLGVKGAPVNGRCGPGTRIPFVVISPWAKVNYVDHTLINQASVVRFIEDNWLNGTRLGGGSFDATAGSINGLFNFSGSGNNPTLFVDPNLGMPVASVPTI; this is translated from the coding sequence ATGTTTCGTCGAGCCTTAATGGTTGGCGTACCCACTGCAGCAATGGCTATCGGCCTATATGCCTGCGGCGGCGGCAACAACAGCAGTTCGTCGCAATCCGTTCAGAACCGGTTGGCGACGGCTACCCCCATCAAGCACATCGTCGTGATCTATAACGAGAACGTCTCGTTCGACCACTACTTCGCGACTTATCCGAACGCAGCGAACCCGGCAGGCGAGCCGGCGTTCACGCCGGCAGCAGGCACACCGGCGGTGAACGGTCTTAGTGGCACGTTGCTGACGGCCAACCCCAACTTCACGAACCAGCTCAACGGCGCGGCCGCAGCCAATCCGTTCCGCCTGGACCGCACGCAAGCCGCGACCGCCGACCAGAACCACGCGTACACGCCGGAACAACGCGCTTACAACAACGGCGCGGCCGACCTCTTCCCGAAGTACACGGGTAAGGGCACGGCAGGCGGCGCAGGCGCATTCGGCACCGCTGGCCAGGTCATGGGCTACTACGACGGCAATACGGTCGGCGCCCTCTGGAACTACGCGCAGCACTTCGCGATGAGCGACAACGCTTACACGGCCACCTACGGACCGTCGACACCGGGCGCACTCGAAGTCGTGTCGGGCCAGACCAACGGCCTGCAGGTCGTCAAGTCAAGCGCGAACGGCCCCGTCACCGCGACGAACACGGGTTCGTACTACGTGAACGACGGCCAGGGCGGCTTCACGCTGATCAACGACGTTGATCCGGCCAATGACACTTGCTCGAGCCTGACTGACACCGCGATGATGACCGGCAAGAACATCGGCGACTTGCTGAACGCCAACGACATCTCGTGGGGCGGCTTCATGGGCGGCTTCAACTTGCAGACCGTGAACAGCAACGGCACGACGGGTTGCAAGCGCAGCACGTTGTCGCCGGTGGTGGGTCAGGCAACCGCTGACTACGTACCGCACCACAACTGGTTCCAGTACTTCGCATCAACGGCCAACCCGACGCATGCCCGCCCGAGCTCGCAGGCAGCAATCGGCTTTTCGTTTGAAGTGGACGGCAAGACGCCGGAACCGGCGAACCACCAGTACGACACCGACGACTTCTTCGCGGCGGTGAAGGCCGGCTACTATCCGTCGGTCAGCTTCATCAAGGCGCCGGCGTTCCAGGATGGCCACGCAGGCTATTCGGATCCGCTCGACGAACAGGCTTTCACGGCGAAGGTCGTCAATTTCCTGCAGCAGCAGCCGGACTGGGCGAGCACCGCTGTGATCGTGGCCTGGGATGACTCGGACGGCTGGTACGACCATGCCTACGCAGTGCCGAACTCGTCGTCGTTCGACGCGGTTGCTGACCAGGTGAATGGCGCCGGCACGTGCGGCACGGGTACGGCTCCGCTGGGTGTGAAGGGCGCACCGGTGAATGGCCGCTGCGGTCCGGGTACGCGTATCCCGTTCGTGGTGATCTCGCCATGGGCCAAGGTGAACTACGTGGACCACACGCTGATCAACCAGGCTTCGGTGGTTCGCTTCATTGAAGACAACTGGCTCAACGGTACGCGTCTCGGTGGCGGTTCGTTCGACGCAACTGCCGGCAGCATCAACGGCCTGTTCAACTTCAGCGGTTCGGGTAACAACCCGACGCTGTTCGTCGATCCGAACCTGGGTATGCCGGTCGCATCGGTTCCCACCATCTGA
- a CDS encoding ABC transporter ATP-binding protein, which translates to MRLEAVPVTLSRCAKTFRGQRVLEPVDLSIEPGETLVLLGPSGCGKTTTLRLIAGLEKPDAGGRVSFGADDVTALPIERRQVGMVFQNYALFPNLTVRGNVGYGLRIQKVEASAARRRVDELLEMTELTAHADKPITELSGGQRQRVALARALAPRPRVLLLDEPLTALDARLRETLRAEMNALLRELRVTSIYVTHDQSEAMALADRIVVMSAGRIEQCGTPREIYYQPASRAVAQFIGTLNRVAGECRDDAFVTLGGTISVTGLIAQLRTRNGTRDGARSEIFFRPEDAVLVDPQSAQLRGAVESALFLGERTRLKIRDAAPDALIVDVPGRVELAQGTAVGISVRDEGWVALH; encoded by the coding sequence ATGAGACTCGAAGCCGTTCCCGTCACCCTCAGCCGTTGCGCGAAAACGTTTCGCGGGCAGCGTGTGCTCGAACCCGTCGATCTCAGCATCGAACCCGGCGAAACGCTGGTGCTGCTTGGACCTTCAGGCTGTGGCAAGACCACTACGCTGCGACTGATCGCCGGGCTGGAAAAGCCCGATGCCGGCGGCCGTGTGAGTTTCGGTGCGGATGATGTCACGGCCTTGCCTATCGAGCGTCGCCAGGTCGGCATGGTGTTCCAGAACTACGCGCTGTTTCCCAATCTGACCGTACGTGGCAACGTGGGTTATGGCTTGCGGATCCAGAAGGTGGAGGCGTCGGCGGCGCGTCGACGGGTGGATGAATTGCTGGAGATGACCGAGTTGACCGCACACGCGGACAAGCCCATTACCGAGTTGTCTGGTGGTCAGCGCCAGCGTGTTGCGTTGGCTCGCGCACTGGCGCCGAGGCCGCGTGTATTGTTGCTCGATGAACCGCTGACCGCACTCGATGCCCGCCTGCGCGAGACCCTGCGTGCCGAAATGAACGCGTTGCTGCGCGAACTTCGCGTGACCAGCATCTATGTCACGCATGACCAGTCCGAAGCGATGGCGCTTGCTGACCGGATCGTGGTGATGAGCGCGGGGCGCATTGAGCAATGCGGTACGCCGCGCGAGATTTATTACCAGCCGGCGAGTCGCGCGGTGGCGCAATTCATCGGCACATTGAATCGGGTGGCAGGCGAGTGCCGTGATGACGCATTCGTCACGCTTGGCGGTACGATTAGCGTAACGGGACTGATCGCGCAACTGCGAACGCGGAACGGGACTCGGGACGGTGCGCGGTCGGAAATCTTCTTTCGGCCGGAAGATGCGGTGCTTGTCGATCCGCAGTCGGCGCAGTTGCGCGGCGCGGTGGAGTCGGCGCTGTTTTTGGGTGAACGTACCCGGTTGAAAATCAGGGATGCCGCGCCCGATGCATTGATTGTCGATGTGCCCGGCCGCGTTGAACTGGCGCAGGGAACGGCCGTGGGGATATCGGTGCGCGACGAGGGTTGGGTCGCATTGCACTGA
- a CDS encoding ATP-binding protein, whose amino-acid sequence MISIRRWLLGWLIFGLAATSLAAGYGIFHTARREASELFDYELRTVALSLPANIATADAADRARHDFNGIADDRIAIDIWDKQGKLVYHSIKEPALPRIAEGFRSIERGEYRWRVFGLQQPDRYIQVAQPFSVREDLALRLAWRTLWPLALVVPVTIVLVLFVVARGLAPIGGLSRALSRRSLDSLEPLQAGVRVPVEIRPLVDALNDLLRRLNDASQAQRIFVADAAHELRTPLTALKLQLQAARRDGTLQGDGHTLERLEGRLNRIIHLAHQLLAMAREDANRTASMLPMSLRRLAERSVSDLSLLAEAKHIDLGLEERACDASDHYVVLGDEHALGILLNNLIDNAIRHTPEGGKVDVILTRDTQGVGVEVVDTGTGIAPDELDRVFDRFYRGAGAQGSGSGLGLAIASSIAGRHGATLEARNREDGSGLIVRVGSLSPANVTG is encoded by the coding sequence ATGATATCTATACGCCGCTGGCTGCTCGGCTGGCTGATCTTCGGACTGGCCGCGACCTCGCTGGCGGCGGGCTATGGCATCTTCCACACCGCGCGCCGCGAAGCGAGCGAGTTGTTCGACTACGAACTGCGCACCGTTGCGCTGTCGTTGCCGGCGAATATTGCTACAGCCGACGCCGCCGACCGGGCCCGCCACGACTTCAACGGTATAGCCGACGACCGCATTGCGATCGATATCTGGGACAAGCAAGGCAAGCTTGTTTACCACTCGATCAAGGAACCGGCGTTGCCGCGCATCGCGGAAGGATTCAGGTCGATTGAACGCGGTGAATATCGATGGCGCGTGTTCGGCCTGCAGCAGCCCGACCGATATATCCAGGTGGCGCAACCGTTCTCGGTTCGCGAGGATCTTGCGCTGCGGCTCGCCTGGCGCACGTTGTGGCCGCTGGCCCTGGTAGTGCCGGTGACCATTGTGCTCGTGTTGTTTGTCGTGGCCCGAGGACTTGCGCCGATCGGTGGGTTGTCGCGGGCGTTATCGCGGAGATCGCTCGACTCGCTTGAGCCGTTGCAGGCTGGTGTAAGAGTGCCGGTGGAGATTCGGCCACTGGTCGACGCGTTGAATGACTTGCTAAGGCGTTTGAACGACGCGTCGCAGGCGCAGCGAATCTTCGTTGCCGACGCGGCGCACGAGTTGCGCACGCCGCTGACCGCGTTGAAACTGCAGCTTCAGGCGGCCCGGCGTGACGGCACGTTGCAAGGCGACGGTCATACGCTCGAGCGTCTTGAGGGACGACTCAACCGGATCATTCACCTTGCACATCAGCTATTGGCCATGGCGCGCGAGGATGCGAACCGGACGGCGTCGATGCTGCCCATGAGTCTGCGCCGTCTCGCGGAGCGGTCGGTGAGCGACCTGTCGTTGCTGGCGGAGGCCAAGCACATCGATCTTGGGCTGGAAGAGCGCGCGTGCGATGCATCGGACCACTATGTCGTGCTGGGCGATGAACATGCGCTGGGAATCTTGCTGAATAACCTGATCGATAACGCGATTCGCCATACGCCCGAGGGCGGAAAGGTCGATGTGATACTCACGCGCGATACGCAGGGTGTGGGTGTTGAAGTCGTGGATACGGGCACAGGCATTGCACCGGATGAACTGGACCGGGTGTTCGACCGGTTTTATCGCGGCGCCGGTGCGCAGGGGTCGGGCAGCGGGCTGGGGCTCGCGATTGCATCGAGCATTGCTGGGCGACATGGGGCTACGCTCGAGGCGCGCAATCGCGAGGATGGGAGTGGGTTGATCGTGAGGGTCGGGTCGCTGTCGCCGGCAAACGTAACCGGCTAA
- a CDS encoding phosphodiesterase produces the protein MLLAQITDLHIKLPGVLAYRKVDTAACLRACVERLNALSPRPDAVLVTGDLVDFGTADEYRHLAACLKPLEMPVYLMVGNHDDRAALREVFDAPYLHESGTGSDFVQYAFDLQDMRVIALDSQKPQESPGTLCDARLAWLEHQLEAADGRPVIVALHHPPFATGIGHMDDMALDAQAASKLEALISRYPNVERVLCGHVHRPVHKRFAGTIASIAPSTAHQVVLDLHADAPSAFVLEPGAFALHYWTAGVGLVSHHEYVEQFDGPYPFFDDDGALVD, from the coding sequence ATGCTGCTCGCTCAAATCACCGATTTGCATATCAAGCTTCCCGGTGTGCTCGCATATAGAAAAGTCGATACGGCAGCCTGTCTGCGCGCTTGTGTAGAACGTTTGAACGCGCTGAGTCCGCGTCCGGATGCCGTGCTGGTGACGGGAGATCTGGTGGATTTCGGAACCGCCGATGAATATCGTCACTTGGCGGCGTGTCTGAAACCGTTGGAGATGCCGGTGTATCTGATGGTCGGTAATCACGACGACCGCGCGGCCTTGCGCGAGGTTTTCGATGCACCTTATTTGCACGAAAGCGGTACTGGTAGCGACTTTGTTCAATACGCGTTTGATCTGCAAGATATGCGGGTCATCGCGCTGGATTCGCAGAAGCCGCAGGAAAGCCCGGGCACGTTATGCGATGCGCGTCTTGCGTGGCTTGAGCATCAGTTGGAGGCCGCTGATGGCCGCCCGGTGATCGTCGCGTTGCATCATCCGCCGTTTGCTACCGGTATCGGGCATATGGACGACATGGCGCTTGACGCGCAGGCCGCGTCGAAGCTGGAGGCGCTGATTTCGCGGTATCCGAATGTGGAGCGCGTTTTGTGCGGGCATGTGCATCGGCCGGTGCATAAGCGCTTTGCGGGGACAATCGCTTCAATTGCGCCGTCGACCGCGCATCAGGTGGTGCTTGATCTGCATGCCGACGCACCGTCGGCGTTCGTGCTTGAGCCGGGTGCGTTTGCCTTGCACTATTGGACGGCAGGCGTGGGGCTCGTGTCGCATCATGAATACGTCGAGCAGTTCGACGGGCCGTATCCATTCTTCGATGACGATGGGGCGTTGGTGGATTAA
- a CDS encoding ABC transporter permease — translation MRMPMPEFLRPRRLLVAGQLLLTLALVAFMVVPVVMSVMAGLTVNYFRGVSSGLTLKWLEQVWSMYQDSVWLSIEIALATLAITLAIGVPAAYALARSNTRWARFVEELLVLPIALPGLATALALLSVYGGWSAFRSSMWFIVAGHVVFTLPFMVRSVAAVCAGTDLRTMEEGAASLGASFTQRFLTIVLPNARPGIVAGALAVLTLSIGEFNLTWMLHTPDTKTLPVGLADAYASMRLEVGSAYTILFLLMTLPLLIAMQWLGVDPAGAQSARAAAKRKRTLSRSGSPGQSVTQPSQPVETAR, via the coding sequence ATGAGGATGCCGATGCCTGAGTTCCTGAGACCTCGTCGTCTGCTTGTTGCGGGGCAATTGCTGCTGACGCTTGCGCTGGTTGCGTTCATGGTCGTGCCCGTGGTGATGTCTGTGATGGCCGGATTGACCGTCAACTATTTTCGTGGCGTATCGAGTGGACTGACGCTCAAATGGCTTGAGCAGGTGTGGTCGATGTATCAGGATTCGGTCTGGTTATCGATCGAGATCGCGCTTGCAACGCTTGCCATTACGCTCGCGATTGGCGTGCCGGCAGCGTATGCGCTGGCGCGCAGCAATACGCGCTGGGCGCGTTTTGTCGAAGAATTGCTTGTCCTGCCTATCGCGCTGCCGGGGCTCGCTACGGCATTGGCTTTGTTGTCCGTATATGGCGGCTGGAGCGCGTTTCGATCGAGCATGTGGTTCATCGTTGCCGGGCATGTGGTTTTTACTTTGCCGTTCATGGTGCGCTCGGTCGCCGCCGTCTGCGCGGGTACCGACTTGCGCACGATGGAAGAAGGCGCGGCCAGTCTGGGCGCGTCGTTCACGCAGCGGTTCCTGACCATCGTGCTGCCTAATGCGCGTCCCGGCATTGTTGCCGGTGCGCTCGCGGTGCTGACTTTGTCGATAGGCGAATTCAATCTGACATGGATGCTGCATACCCCCGACACCAAGACACTGCCGGTCGGACTCGCCGATGCGTACGCGTCCATGCGTCTTGAAGTCGGCAGCGCCTACACCATACTTTTTCTGCTGATGACGCTGCCGTTGTTGATTGCGATGCAGTGGCTGGGTGTCGATCCGGCTGGCGCGCAGAGTGCCCGCGCCGCAGCAAAACGCAAGCGCACGTTGTCACGCAGCGGCTCGCCAGGGCAATCCGTTACTCAACCGTCCCAACCTGTAGAGACTGCACGATGA